The following are from one region of the Coffea eugenioides isolate CCC68of chromosome 2, Ceug_1.0, whole genome shotgun sequence genome:
- the LOC113760226 gene encoding NF-X1-type zinc finger protein NFXL2-like has protein sequence MATSNTTLLPPLSPPSSDSDSDSGTSSRQHQHTDLSSTIFKSYLELTGHQSSPQHQDLIKIQSFLTSSRSGALSCLICLERIKPTDPTWSCSSRCFAVFHLLCIQSWAHQSSNLAAARAASRAATLNDDTLRWHCPKCRIEYPKSQTPKYYYYFCGKLENPPHDPWILPHSCGEICGRPLTYNCGHECLLLCHPGPCPSCPKLVKTKCYCGAKEDVRRCGFKDFSCKGVCRKTLACGSHRCGEICHDCDCPMCRKKGVYKCQCGKVELERECCERIFRCENPCQKLLGCGRHVCERGCHKGNCGECPLQGKRTCPCGKRVYEGMACDVAVPLCGATCDKLLSCGFHRCPERCHRGPCIETCRTVVTKSCRCGSARKQSRFLVIKIQRRKKVDHILFDIFAPLLYSSTPY, from the exons ATGGCGACCTCCAACACTACCCTCCTACCGCCACTTTCTCCACCGTCCTCTGACTCAGATTCCGACTCCGGCACCAGTTCCCGCCAGCACCAACACACTGACCTCTCCTCCACCATCTTTAAATCCTACCTCGAACTCACCGGTCACCAATCCTCCCCTCAACATCAAGACCTGATAAAGATCCAATCGTTCCTTACTTCCTCTCGCTCTGGGGCTCTCTCATGCCTCATATGCCTTGAACGGATCAAACCCACCGATCCCACCTGGTCCTGCTCCTCCCGCTGCTTCGCAGTCTTCCACCTCCTCTGTATCCAATCCTGGGCCCACCAATCCTCAAATCTTGCAGCTGCACGGGCTGCCTCACGCGCCGCCACTCTTAACGATGACACCCTCCGCTGGCATTGCCCCAAATGCCGGATCGAGTATCCCAAATCGCAGACCCCCAAgtattactattatttttgtggAAAACTCGAAAACCCACCTCATGATCCCTGGATTTTACCTCATTCTTGTGGAGAAATCTGTGGTAGGCCGTTGACATACAATTGTGGGCACGAATGCTTGTTGTTGTGTCACCCAGGGCCCTGCCCCTCGTGCCCGAAATTGGTTAAAACCAAGTGTTATTGTGGGGCTAAAGAGGACGTGAGACGTTGCGGGTTTAAGGATTTTTCTTGTAAAGGCGTTTGTAGAAAGACATTAGCTTGTGGAAGCCATAGGTGTGGTGAAATTTGCCATGATTGTGACTGTCCGATGTGTCGCAAAAAAGGGGTTTATAAGTGCCAATGCGGGAAGGTGGAGCTGGAAAGAGAGTGTTGTGAGAGGATTTTTAGGTGTGAAAATCCATGCCAGAAGTTGCTTGGCTGTGGGAGGCATGTTTGTGAGAGAGGGTGTCATAAAGGTAATTGTGGTGAGTGTCCACTCCAGGGGAAGAGGACTTGTCCTTGTGGAAAGAGAGTGTATGAAGGGATGGCTTGTGATGTTGCTGTGCCTCTCTGTGGAGCAACTTGTGATAAGCTGTTGAGCTGTGGATTCCATAGGTGCCCAGAAAGATGTCATCGCGGGCCTTGCATTGAGACTTGCAGGACAGTTGTAACCAAGTCCTGCAGGTGTGGAAGCGCAAGGAAACAG AGCAGATTCCTTGTTATCAAGATTCAACGAAGGAAAAAGGTTGACCATATTTTGTTTGACATTTTTGCCCCTTTACTATATTCCTCCACTCCATATTGA